The Filimonas lacunae genomic sequence GCCTGTGGGCACCATTACCCGCTCGCAGGAGCCGGTGGTGAACCCATACCGCAGTTTTCCCTTGTTTGCTGATACTGCTGCTGACAGGATATATACCGGCAATGTGGCGCAATTGTTTCAGTTATTAAAGCCAGGGTTTACACCTAATAACTCAGGCTTACTGCTCAGCTTGCCGGTGGGGTATTACCTGGGCGTATCGGTAGGTACACTGGGAAATAATGTGGATGCTGCGGCCAATGTGATGGTAAAGACCAGCGCCGATGTGCGCAGTGGGCTCATTATCAGTGAACGGTCTGGAATATATAACCCCCGTTCATTTGCTACGGTTAATACCATCGAGTATATCAACAGAAAGGTGTACATCACTACTATTCAACGCAGGTTCGATCCTCCTGTATACTAAATCAAAAATGTTTTGTATGCGTAAAATGAAATACATGACAGGAGTTGTGGCAGCGGTATTGCTGGCTACCGCCTGTAAAAAAGATGATATCACGCCACCCATCGACAAAACCACGTTGCCCCGCACGATGGCTGCTTTTATACAAAATAACTACGACCTGTCGCTGCTGAATGCCGCTTTACAAAAAACAGGCTTGTACGACACGCTGGCGCAGGCCGGTGCGTATACCTTTTTTGCGCCGGACAACAATGCCTTTGCCGCCATTGGTATAGGTAGTGTGGCGCAAATCAACAGCATGAATACCGATAGCCTGCGTCATCAGCTACGCTATCATCTGCTGCGTAACAGGTATTTTGTTGCTTCATTTCCTTCCCAGATAGGATACAGCTATACCTCTGCTACCGGCGAACCCCTGTATGCGTCTGCCAGTAACCTGTATGGCTCCAGTGCCGATAACAGGCAGCTATTTATAAACGGTGCCATGGTATACAACGGTGCCAAACGCAATATAGCACTGGCTAACGGGGTAATACACCTGGTGAGCAAACCGCTGCAATACCATGCAGGCACGGTACAGGAATATATTACACGTGACACCAGTTTGTCGCTGTTTGCAGCAGCTATGCAACGTTTTAACTTATGGGATGGGCTTCAAAACAACAGTAAGGTTACGGTTTTTGTGCCGGACAATGCTGCGTTTCGCCGCTATGGCCTTACCCAGGATAGCATTGCGCGTATGAACCCGGCCAGCTACCAGGATCTGGCTTTTGGTGTATATCCTTTGCTGCTGAAAGCGCGCCATATTTTTTCCACCGATTCGTGGCAGATAACAAGCGAACAATACGGCCCCAATGGTATTTACTTTGGCAACTATGTAGTTACTCCCGAATACCAGTATAATGGCAACAATAACACAGAAAACGCCACTGTATCGGTAAGTTATCTAGATGTCAATGGATTTTATCAGCCCAATGATAAAGGTCCGGGAGCGGCGAGGTATAAAGGTGGTTCTGCCAAAGGAGCCGATCATCTCACCGGTAATGGTATTGTGCATGTCATTGACGACTTGCTTTTTTATCCTGAATTACTGAAAAAATAAATAAACTGTATGCGCTATACTATAAAAGCAGCTGCTTTTGCTGTATGGATGCCGGCATTGCTGGTGTTGTTACAGCTGGGAGCCTGTACTAAAAAAGATATAATGCCGGAGCCGGTAGGAGAGCCGGTGCCTTATAAAGACACGGCCATCCGCTCGTGGAAAGAGATGATGGAGAAGCCAGGTTATACGCTGTGGAAAGCTGCCTGGAATCGTTCTGATATGAACGCTATTGCCGGTGCGGATAAGGCCGGTGCTTTTCTTACGGTGTTTATGCCATCCGACCAGGCCTTTCAGGCAGCTGGCTATACAATGGAGGTAATTAACAGCGCCAGCAAAGAAACGCTGGATAGCTTACTCAGCTACCAGGTAGTACCTGGAAAATATACACCGGATAATATATCCCATATTAAGGGAAGTGCGCAGCTGAAAACATTGCTAACCAATGACGCTGTGATGGGATACAACACTTCTCAGCCGTATATCTACATCTTATATGCCGGCTACTTTCACGATAGCCTGGTAATAAACGGTGCTAACGTAGCCAAATGGGGTACGGGGCAGGATGCTGCTGACGGATATGTATATACTACAGCGGTGGTGCTGCAAAAGCCCATGCAAACCATGTGGGAGTATATAGAAAGCCACCCGGAGCTGAGCCTGTTTAAAGCGGCAATAGAGATGAGCGACTACGAATATAGCATGGGCTGGTCGGGCATGAACAACCAGATGCTGCTGATGGGTAGCCCCGGTTTTGAGTTTACCCTGTTTGCACCTTCCAATAAAGCTTTTGAAGCGGCGGGGTTTACTACTGCGGAGGATATTCAAAACTATATCAACAACAGTCTGCCCGTGAAAGATCCTGATTATGATGAGAACTGGTATTACCAGAATCCCACCACTGCTATGGACAGCATTCTTTTTGCACACGGGTTGGAAGCATACTTGTTTGCCGGTCAGTATTACTACCCGGTAAGCACTACCTATTTTACCAACGACCTTATTCAAAACGCAGCCGGTTTAAGTGGTGTGGAGATAAAGCCAGGAACGATGTACAGCAGCCCTCCCGGTATCATTCATGTAGATTTCAGTGTGGTGAACGGGCAGCTACGGGTAAAACGCTATAAAGCCAATCATACCCCCATACCGCTGGCACAGCCCAATATCCGGGTGCTGAACGGTGCAATTCACGTAGTGGATGGTTTATTCATGCGCTAAAATCAAACTCAATGAAAAGAATATTATTTAGTGGTTTTTTACTGATGCTGCTGGCGGGATGCACGAAAGAGAAGGAGGATAACAGTTTGCCGGCAGACATCACCAGCCGTCTCAACTTCATTATAGAAGATAACCTGTTTAACTTTTCTTACTTCAATGCAGGGCTTGGCAGAACGCCTTATCGCGTAACGCTTACGCAGCCGGGGCCTTACACGGTGCTGCTGCCCGATAACAATGCATTTATAGCAGCAGGTTACAGTACTGAAAATGCAGTGCTCACAGAAAGTGCATCGGTGTTGAATAACATGATAGGTTACCAGGTAGTTTCCGGTACCTGGCAGCTGGATCAATTGCCGTTTCGTTTTAACCAGGAGCTTACTTCCGTTACCGGAAGCAAGCTGTATGTTACCCGCTGGGTAAAGAACCAGGATACGGTAGTAACCATTAACGGCAGCAGGGTATTGAGTTACAACATGAAGGCCAGCAATGGCCTGATACAGGTAATCAATACCGTATTGCAGCCACTGGTACACAAAACCCTGTCCGATGCTATCTCGTCCGATCCGCAGTTCACTTACCTGAATGCTGCTTTGCAAAAAGCAGGTATGAAAACGTTGCTGGAGCAGGAAACAGCTTACACCGTTTTTGCCCCGGTGAACAGCGCCTTTGTGGCGGCAGGCTATGCCACCATACAGGACATACAGCAGGCAGATGCGGCCACCCTTCAACAATTGCTCCAATACCACCTGTTTAGCGGCAGAAAATTCGTGTATGATTATATACTGGCTACCGGCCCCTCTGATAAGTCGGAGCAGGCCATGCTTTCAGGAAACAACATCACAGTTAACCTGTTAAAGTCGGGCATCAACTACACAGGCATTACGGTAAAAGGCATAGGTAACAGCACCGTGGCTACCATCAGCAAGCCCAACGTGCTGGCAGGTAATGGCGTGTTGCATACGATTAACCAGGTATTAAAGGAGAACCAGTAAACGACTATTTCTAATGAAAAGGATACAATATTTTATATATGTACTGTTGCTTACTGTAGCAGCTACCGCAGGGTTGCAGGCACAGGAAACCAACGGCACGCTTGGCGGTAGCATTACCGACGAGCAAAACAAAGCATTAAGCGGGGTTACGGTAGAAGCCGTGCACGAACCCTCCGGCACCCGGTATGCCACGGCTACCGGTGCAGATGGTAAGTTTTATGTACCCGGTTTACGTATCGGTGGCCCTTACACGGTTACCGTTACCATGATAGGCAGAAACCCTGAAAAAAGAGAACAGCTGAACATACGCCTGGGCGAGCCGCTGCAATTGAACATTACATTGGCACAGGCAGGAGCAGAGCTGTCGGCTATTACTGTAAAAGCCGGCAAACGTGGTCCCAGGGCCAATGTGTATGGTGCCGGGCAAAACATCAGCAGCGCCCAGGTATCCGGCATGCCTACTGTTAGCCGCAGTATGCAGGATATGACCCGCATGGTGCCACAGGCTACCAAAGACAACTCTTTTGCCGGTACCAGCTTCCGTTATAACAACGTAACCATTGATGGCGCCATTAATAACGATGCCATTGGTTTCAGTCCTTCTGCAGGTGGCATTACCGGTAGTTCCGGTATGGCTGGCAGCAGCACCCGCACCAATGCTATTTCACTGGATGCCATTGAAGATATGCAGGTATACCTGGCGCCCTTTGATGTGAAAATAGGCAACTTCACCGGCGGCAGCATTAACGCGGTTACCCGCAGCGGTACCAATAAGGTGACCGGATCGGTATATGGTTTTGGCCGTAATGCCACCATCACCGGATCTGATAAAGCAGGCTCGCTGGGTAAAATGAACAGCAGCTTTTACGATTACCAGGCGGGTGCCCGCGTAGGTTTCCCTATCATTAAAAACAAATTGTTCTTCTTTACCAACGAAGAAATCACCCGCCGCCGCGATCCTTCGCAGCTGGTGGTGGGCGTAGAGGAAACTGCGCATATCCTCAGCAGCAACGATGCCGAAGCTATCCGAAACAGCACCATACAACGCTATGGCGATAGCTTTGACCCTGGTACTGCCGGCAATTACAATGCAAGCGCCCAATCGTATAAGTTCTTTAACCGTATCGACTGGAACATCAACGGTAAAAACCAGCTGGTGGTACGTAACAACACCATACTGAGTAAATCGGTGAACATGGATCGCGATCAGCAGGACTTCCGTTTCAGCAGCATGGCTTACGAGCAGGTGAACAACCAAAGCTCTACCGTGGCTGAATGGAAAGCACGTTTTAACAACCGCTTATCCAACAGCCTGATTGCCGGTTACAGCATGGTACACGATAAACGCAACCCGCTATCTAACCCTGCATTGCCGCAAGTACAGATTATGGGCCGCACACCGGGTACTACTATTTACCTGGGTACCGACCGGGAAGCCAGCATTTTTGATATGAAACAGCGTACCATTGAAATTACCGATAACCTTACCCTGAGAGCAGGGAAGCACACTTTCTTATTCGGTACCCACAATGAGTTGTATCATATCAACTATGGCTTTGTAAACAGCTGGAATGGCCGTGTAGATTACCTGAGCATTGAAGACTATATCAATAACACCCCTTACCGCGTAAGAGGTAGTTACAACTTCACCAATAACAACCGGGATTATATATTGTCGCACCCCGAAGCACAGTTTGATGTAAACCTGATGAGCGCCTATGCACAGGATGAAATTCAGCTGACGGATAAATTACGCATTACACCCGGCTTACGTGCCGATTACACCTGGCTGCCTACCATGCCGGAGTTAAGCGAGCAAACACGTACCGCTTACACCGATACCTATTTCGGAAACACGTATAGCTATACACCGTTAAACCGCATTACCCATCAATATCTGAACAAGATCCAGCTGTCCCCCCGGCTGGGCTTCAGATATGACTGGAAGGGCGATCAAAGCCTGATATTGCGCGGCGGTACCGGTTTATTTACCGGCCGTATTCCTTTTGCCTGGCTGGCCTATGCCTACTATAACAGTGGTATCAATTATGGTTCTTTTGATCAGAAAGCCGATGCAAAAGCTTTTGTACAGGGCACTGATCCATTACGTCCTTCCGGCAATGGTATAGCCGGTTTTATTGAGCAGAACGGTGCGGTAACCAATAACAGCAAAGCGGCACAGGTGCAGGTAGATGTGGTAGACAATCATTTTGTAATGCCTAAAGTATGGCGTACCAACGTAGCAGTAGATTATACGGCTGCATCCGGCTACCGTTTGGGCCTGGAAGCGATTGTAACCAAAACCCTGAAAGATGTAGCCTTTCAACAGGTGAACATCAAGGACGATCCTTATTATTATGGCTATGATGCAGATCGCAAACAGCCTGTATATAATGGTACGGTGGATAGCCGTTTTTCTAACGCCTACCTGTTAAGCAACACCGGTAAGGGCTATCGTTACAGCATTACCGCTACTGCCGGCCGTACCTGGAATTCAGGCCTGAACACTTCTGTAGCGTATACCTACGGTGCTTCTAAAGACCTGAGCAACGGTATTCGTAACTCTATGGAAAGTAACTGGCAGTTAAACCAGGCATTGAACCCGAATAATCCCGGTTTAGCGTGGAGTAATTTTGATATCCGCCACCGTATTGTTATCAACACCAGCTACAACAAGCGCTGGAACGAAACCTGGAAAACCTCGGCCACGCTGTTTATCAGCTTACAATCAGGTAGCCCCTTCACCTATGGCATTGTGAACAACAGCATACAAGGGTTGCCACAGCAGGTAAGCCTTGTGTACGTTCCGCAGGCAGCAGATGCTATCCGCTTTTTCCAGGACTATACCAATACTGCCGGTGAAACCATTACCGCGGCAACACAGGCGCAGGCATTCAATGAATATGTGGATGGTAACAAATACCTGCGTAGCCGCAGAGGCGATTTTACAGAACGTAACGCCGGCCGCACGCCCTGGAATGTGCAAACCGATCTGCACCTGGCACAGGAGTATTATTTCAACAAAGGCGTAAAAGGTGGTTTCCTCACTTTTAGCATAGATGTTATTAATGTGGCCAATTTGCTTAGCAGCAGCTGGGGCAGGGTGTACTTTTCGCCCAACACGTTTAACTCCACTGCCAGTGTGGGTTTAACACCTTCCTTCCCGGCACGTCAAAACCCCGGCAGTTACCCGGTATACCGTTTTGATAACCCCGGAAAACCTTATTCCATTGATTATTTCAATTCCCGCGCACAGGTGCAGATGGGAGTGAGATATTCTTTTTAACCAGGCTTAAATGAATCATTCAATATGAAACATACGCTTTATATCATGGCTGCCTTGTTACTGCTGGTAGCCGCCTGTAAAAAAGAAAAGCAGGATAACAGCAAACTGCCTTTGCAGGTAAAAAGCTTTTGGCCTAACAGCGGTAACGCCGGCACTATTGTGCATGTTACCGGTACCGGCTTTGGAGCCACAGCAGCAGAAAACGAAGTCATATTTAACGGAGTCAGCGCACATATCATGGATGTGCAGGATACTATCATTACTGTGCTGGCGCCTACAGAGGGTACCAGCGGTATGGTAACCGTGCATGCAGGTGGTAGCAAAGCAGAGGCAGGCAACTATACTTATCAGCCATTGAGTTTGCATGGCGTTAGCCCGGCCAATGGTGCTGCAGGTACTAATATCAATATCAGTGGTGCAGGTTTTAGCAGCCTTGCCGAACCGGCAAAAGTATATGTGAACGGTAAAGAAGCACTGGTATCTAATGTGAACGATACCTTACTGGTAGCTATAGTGCCGGAAGGTGCCGGAACCGGGAAGGTGAAAGTAGTAGTAGATGGTAAAGAGGTAGAAGGGCCTGATTTTATTTTTCAGCTGATTACAGGTATTAAACCCGCCAAAGGTGGTAAAGGCACTAAAGTAACCATCAATGGCGAGGGCTTTGCAGCCGTTGCTGCTGATAACCAGGTAGCTTTTAACGGTATTGCAGCTACGGTAATCAGCGCCAGCGCTACACAGCTGGTAGCAGAAGTACCTGACAAGGTAACTACAGGGCCGGTTTCTGTAAGCATTAACGGACAGCGTACCATCGGTGATGTGTTTACGGTGGTGCCTGCTCCGGTATTTGCTACAGTAGCGCCTTTGAGTGGACCGGCAGGTACTGTTGTTACCATTACCGGTGAAAACTTCAGTAACCGGGCGGATGAAATAGTGGTGATGTTCAATGGTAAACAAGCAGTGATAGAAACTGCTGCAGAGAAAAAGATCACCGTGAAAGTGCCGGCAGGTGCAGGAACCGGTAACCTGAATGTAACCGTGAACGACCAGCCCACAACAGGGCCACAGTTTACAGAACAAACCTTAGGTGTAGCGGCACTGCTGCCCGATAATGGTTTGCCAGGGGTAAAGGTTACTATACAAGGCACGGGCTTTAGCACCGTGGCTGCTGAAAACCAGGTGAGCTTTAACGGCATACCGGTGGTGGTATCTGCGGCTACTGTTACCATACTGGAAGTAACAGTGCCGGAAGGCGTAAGCACCGGCGTGGTTACCATTACCGTAAACGGTATGAATGCTACCGGACCTGTGTTTAAAAAATCAGGCGTAATAACGCTGGCTGGCGGACCTTCCAGCAGTGAGTTCAGCTGGGTGCAAGGGCTGGCAGCTGATAAGCAGGGCAATGTGTTTGCAACAGACAATAACTGGATTAAGAAAGTAAGTCCATCAGGTGTGGTCACTGTTTTTGCCGGCGGCACAGCAGCGGGTTATGTAGACGGTACCGGAACCGATGCACGCTTCAATTTTGTTACCTCACTGGCAATAGATGTCAATGACAACCTGTATGTATCAGACCGGTTTAACAATAAAATCCGTAAGATCACTCCTGCTGGCGTGGTAACTACTTACGCCACGCTTAGCTTTAGCCCTACTGGATTAGCAGTAGATAAAAACGGACTGGTGTATGCAGGCAGGGATTACCAGGGCGTGTACACTATATCTGCCAATGGTATCGCTACCCGTATGGCAGGCGACGCGTATGAATCGGCTAACTATATATGGGCCATGAATGGTACCGTATACTATGCAGCAGATTACAGCTATAATGCCATTTTCACAGTAGTGAACGGTTCTAAGGCAATATATGCAGGCAGTTCACAGGGATATGGTGGCGATGATGGTTCTCTGACCACTGCACGCTTTGGAACCATAGTAGGGGTTACGGGCAATTACGATGGCCTGATGTACTGTTCTGACAGGAACACGATCAGAAAGATAGAAAACGGTATAGTTACCACCGTAACCGGTACGCAAGGGGGCACAACACCGGTAGCAGGTTATCAGGATGGAGCTTTAGATAAGGCTAAGTTCAGCGACCCGACAGCGATGTGCCTGGATAAAGACGGTAACTTATATGTATCAGAACGTAATAATAAAAGCATACGTAAAGTGTTTTTCAGATAAAGGGAGAATTAAAAACTAAACATCCACGATCAGCCCGCACATTTCCATGTAGCGGGCTTTTTACGTGTACAATACATACAATAAAGCGCTGATGGTAAACAATCTTATCATGGAGAGTTTTATCAAAAGGTACTTTATGGCAAAGCGTTGATATAAAAATGCAGCACCAATAACCCGCGATTAATGATGCGTTTGCGGATGCAATAATTTAAACAGCTCCTTCTGTAAATCTTCATCCTTCATCTTGTTTAGCGATTCTGCATCCAGCTCATACCATTTCTTCTTATTACCTAACACGCCTACAATATAGGTATGTCCGGCTTGCGCAGGTTCGCCTGTTTCCGGGTGTTTTTTAGTGATGTTTACCACCACATCTTTGTATTTTGACATGCTGTAAGTTAACACAAAAATAACCAGCAGCCTTCTTTTTATGTCGGAAGGGTGCTGTCGATAGCAATGGGCTGGCTGGTAAGTACCTGCATGGCCTTATCCAGTTCATCCTTCATTACGGTAATATACTGGCTGCTTTCTTTCTTGAATTGAACAGCGAGTAGTTTATAATACTGAATGCCTTCCAGCAAATTGCTTTTAAACGATTGAAAATATTTTACCTGTTTGGGGCTTAATGTGCAGGCGTTTTCTATATTCTTTTTCCAGTAATCGATATATAAGTGCAATTCGTTCACAAACATATTAGGGCGGTACAACGAATTCAGAATGTTTAAACGGCCATAGATATGGTCTACCATTTCCTGCAAAGTATGCACACCTGAAAAGTAAGCCAGGTTAGGGCCGGGGCAAATGGTCACCGCCGGGTAAGCCGTTGGTATATTTTCTTTTAACAGGGTAGCGGCACCCAGGCCTTCACAAAGGCAGTCTTTGGACGTGATGTTCTGTAAAGCTTTTTGATATTCTTCGGGAGAAAGATTTTTTTCCTCCAGTTGTTTTATTTTCAGATGCTGGTACTGGCGCGATGCTGTGCAAATAGGTGCTTCGGTAAATTCCGTATCAGCAGAAAGATATTTTTTCATGCAGGGGCTGCCCGGCCTTCCCTTATCCATGCGCTGCTGTCTTTGTGCTTCTGCACTGCTTTTCCGGAAGTTGTTAAAAGGCACACCCAAAGGGGAAGCGTCACTGATATAATAATCATCCTGCTGTGCAGTAGCCAGTTGCTGCAGCGTGGTGTTATCTACATTCGTTGCTTCCGGTACCAGCAAAAAAGGACTTCCCCAGCCGGTGCCATTTACGGCGTAATGTTCCAGTAAAAAATCATTTTCATTAGCCGTTCCAATACCACCCTGTACTGTTATTTTTAAGGCAGGCAGCGTAGCATAGGTTGTTTGCTGCCTGGCAAGCAGTGCCGCATTGCATATGCTCAGCAGTTCTTCGGCCAAGGCCGCCCTTTTGGTTTTAAACTCTTCCAGTATAGGCCCCAGCAATAAACCCTCGGTTGCAAAGGCATGACCTCCGCAGTTCAATCCCGATTCAATACGAAACTCCGACACCCATATGCCTTTTTTAGCCAGCAACTTACCCTGCACCAATGCCGACCGGAAATCGCTGACTTTTAATATAATTTTCTTTTTTACATATCCATTTTCATCCGGGAAGAAACCAGCAAACTGTTCTATATAATTATAGAGTCGCGGATTATAACCTGCCGATAGTATTACAGATGATTGCAGGTTGCTTTGCGCAAAACCACGCAAAGCCGACAGTGCATCGGAGTATTCTGATGGAAGCGCATTGCCCTCTGCATCTGTATTCATCCTGTCCACCTTAGCCATAATATTCACATCAATAGCGCCGGCGGTAACTAACTGCCGTAGCTGCTGCTGTAATAATTGTTTGGCAGGCCCTTCCGGCATGCTGTTCATTTCCAGGAACCGCCGCTTAATGGCAGCGGTTTCGGGCAACAGCTGAAAATATTGATACAGCTCGTTGTTTGCTTCAAAAGGCAGGGCTGTCAGTTGCTGCATTTGTTGCTGTACAATTTCCTGCACCAGGTTCAGGTAGCAGCAAATACGCTTTGCCCTGAAATCTTCCTGCATGTCTGTGATGGGTTGGTAGGGGGTATGTTGTTGCTGGTGGTAAAACTCCCTCATCTTTTCCACCAGCTGATCGTCCACAATAGATATTACTGATGAAATACCAAACCGGGCCACCTTTACAGGTGTATCAATACTATAACCTAATCCCAGCACGGGAATATGAAAACTGTGTAGCGGAGGTATGTTCATCCAAATGTTTTTTGCGCAGCCGGACTGCTTGTATAGAAATGTGTTTGCGGGCGAATATCCCACCCCGCCGGGGGAATAACTATGATGAATGTCATAGTTAAAGTTGATTTATCTACAGCCGGTCCATTTTTCTCCTGATAGGGTAAAGAGGCTATTGTTAAATGGGCAGTAAAATGCGAGTAGCTAATCTGGCTGTTGATACACGTAGAAGTGCAGGGATATAGAGATACACACTTACCCGAGCGTATGTTCACCTATTTTTACAGGATACGGGATAGGTATAAGAGGGATGTAACTTCGCTGGCTATTTTTACCGATCAGGACGAAAAGTATCACCCTGATAAATATGAATATCATTGTTGTGGCGCAAGTGTTACCTATAGTTTTAACACCTATAAGGTAAAAACACAGCGCGTGGATGTACTGGAACAAAGTGACAATCCTTTTGCAGTAGTCATCCTAACCATATTAACCGCATTGAAACAGAATGAAGAGGGCCACGATCACCTGGTAGAATCATTCCTGGGATTGATTCGCCGGTTACTGAACCGGCAATTGCCGAAGCACAAAATAGTGAGGTTAGTAGCATTCATCAAACGATACGTTCATTTGGGAAATTCTCCACTATTTAATAAATTTGAAGAAGAGATTAAATTACTCACCGAAAATCCGGCATATATGGGAATATTAGAGCAAGTATTGCAGATTGACACAGAGGAAGCTGAAAAGCGTGGTGCTATATCCGGCCGTTTAATAGGAATAGAAGAAGGCAAAGCACAAATAGTTGCCAATCTCCTGGTCAACTCAGATTTTGATATTCAAACGATCGCTTCATTGACTGGTGAATCTATTGATTTTATAATCGAAATCAAAAACAAATTACCTTAAAATACAAGTGCTGTATCGATGCAGTTAAAGATAATTCCGGCCCCTTATCTGATAAGTAAGGGGCTTTTTCGTACCCGGTAATCTTGTTCTTATTGGATCTGTCGCGAGAACACGCGCATGGTATCAGAGAGTTCTGGCATCCTTCCAGCCAGTACGTGCAACTGTTGCGGAAGTTCTGGTACTTACCGGAAGAACTTTCAGAAGACTTCCAAAAGTACTGGCATCATTCCCGAGAGTACTTGAATAAGATGCCGGTACTCACCAGACTTTCCGGAGTGTTCCGGCATTTGCCGGACAAGTTTTCTGGACTAATCCCGGAGCTTGCTGCACACATGCACCAACTTGCCGGGCAAATCCATGAACTCTTGCGGCAAATTTTCCAACCTTCTGGCCATTCCAGGGAACTCCCTGGAATGCTCAGGCAACTCTCTGGGCAAATCAGTGAACTCCCCGAAAGGATGCCACAACCTTCCGGGCATTTCAGAGAGTTCCCTGGAATGGTCAGGGAACTCTCTGGGCAAATCAGTGAACTCCCCGAAAGGATGCCACAACCTTCTGGCCATTTCAGGGAGTTGTCTGGAATGCTCAGGCAACTCCCTGGAGTGATGGACCAACCTTCTGGAGAAAATCTAAAGTGCCAAAATCATAAATATTGTCTCAATTTGCATTTTTTAATGTATTTGACTGTCGCAATTAATGTAAATTGAGCTATTTGACGCCGAAATCGATAAAAAATGGAAATTCCCCGTCGCGTACAAAAGTTGATTGAAGAGCAATTGGGTGTGCAAAAAGTAATAATACTGTATGGAACCCGTGGAACTGGAAAAGCTACAGTGATAGAGAATCTGGTAGCAACGAGAGGGGAGAAAATACTTTTTCTGCCAGGGAAAGACATAGAAACAGCGGAGATATTACAAAGAAGAACCGAAGCCAACTACAAACGGCTCATCGGGAAAAAGAAGATTGTTCTTATGGAGGAAGCGCAGTTTATTCCCGAAATAGGCCACATTCTGCAGTTTATGACGGCGCTTGTTAAAGACATTACTATTCTTGCAACGGGTAGTATCGGTTTTGATCTTGTTGATAAAATCAATGAGCCATTGGTGGGCCGAAACCTGGTATATCAACT encodes the following:
- a CDS encoding IPT/TIG domain-containing protein, which produces MKHTLYIMAALLLLVAACKKEKQDNSKLPLQVKSFWPNSGNAGTIVHVTGTGFGATAAENEVIFNGVSAHIMDVQDTIITVLAPTEGTSGMVTVHAGGSKAEAGNYTYQPLSLHGVSPANGAAGTNINISGAGFSSLAEPAKVYVNGKEALVSNVNDTLLVAIVPEGAGTGKVKVVVDGKEVEGPDFIFQLITGIKPAKGGKGTKVTINGEGFAAVAADNQVAFNGIAATVISASATQLVAEVPDKVTTGPVSVSINGQRTIGDVFTVVPAPVFATVAPLSGPAGTVVTITGENFSNRADEIVVMFNGKQAVIETAAEKKITVKVPAGAGTGNLNVTVNDQPTTGPQFTEQTLGVAALLPDNGLPGVKVTIQGTGFSTVAAENQVSFNGIPVVVSAATVTILEVTVPEGVSTGVVTITVNGMNATGPVFKKSGVITLAGGPSSSEFSWVQGLAADKQGNVFATDNNWIKKVSPSGVVTVFAGGTAAGYVDGTGTDARFNFVTSLAIDVNDNLYVSDRFNNKIRKITPAGVVTTYATLSFSPTGLAVDKNGLVYAGRDYQGVYTISANGIATRMAGDAYESANYIWAMNGTVYYAADYSYNAIFTVVNGSKAIYAGSSQGYGGDDGSLTTARFGTIVGVTGNYDGLMYCSDRNTIRKIENGIVTTVTGTQGGTTPVAGYQDGALDKAKFSDPTAMCLDKDGNLYVSERNNKSIRKVFFR
- a CDS encoding RpnC/YadD family protein; protein product: MIHVEVQGYRDTHLPERMFTYFYRIRDRYKRDVTSLAIFTDQDEKYHPDKYEYHCCGASVTYSFNTYKVKTQRVDVLEQSDNPFAVVILTILTALKQNEEGHDHLVESFLGLIRRLLNRQLPKHKIVRLVAFIKRYVHLGNSPLFNKFEEEIKLLTENPAYMGILEQVLQIDTEEAEKRGAISGRLIGIEEGKAQIVANLLVNSDFDIQTIASLTGESIDFIIEIKNKLP